Below is a genomic region from Mucilaginibacter auburnensis.
GTATACAAAAGTTACTGTTCCAAATACGGGCGTATTTAACAATGATCTGATATTGCTCGTTTAAAACGTTGGATAATATCTCCCTGTTGGCAATTACTTTTTTATTTTTTAGCAACTCAGCGAAGCCGTCGAAATCCGGTTTATAGCCGTAAAAGGGTTTAAGCTCAGGCTTACCCTCAATGTAATCTGTTACAGTTGAAGAGAAAAAACCAGTGTCTTTATAGCTTATACAGGCAACGTCCATTTTATTTCGGATTTATACTGAAATGCCGAATTTAGATTTTAATATCCTAAAAAGATAATTGCTTATATAAATCCTGATTATTTTACAATATGTCCATAAAGGTCAAAGTCTTCTGCTGAGTCAACTTTTATGTTTACAAAGCTGCCAACAGGAGCATAATCAACTGTCGCGTCAATCAGCACTTCATTGTCAACTTCAGGCGAGTCAAACTCAGTACGGCCAACAAAGTAAGCTCCATCTTTTTTGTCAATCAGCACTTTGTAGGTATTACCAACTTTTTCCTGATTTTTTTCAAAAGATATTCCCTGCTGAATTTCCATTATAGCATCGGCGCGTTCCTGCTTTACTTCTTCGGGTACGTCATCAACTAAACTATGAGCGTGTGTTTTTTCCTCATGCGAGTAGGTGAAGCAACCTAAGCGGTCAAAACGGGTATCTTCCACCCATTGCTGCATCTCTTCAAAATCCTGTTGTGTTTCGCCCGGGTAACCGGTTATCAGCGTTGTACGCATGGCAATGCCAGGCACTTTATCGCGTATCTGGTTAACTATGTCAATGGTTTTTTGCTTGGTGATACCACGACGCATTGATTTCAGCATGTTATCTGTAATGTGTTGTAACGGCATATCCAGATATTTGCAAATGTTAGACCGTTCGTTCATCACATCCAAAATCTCCATCGGGAAGCCCGAAGGGTAAGCATATTGCAGCCTGATCCATTCAACACCGTTAACGTCTGATAAGCGACGTAACAATTCGTCCAGATTACGCTTTCCATACAGATCCAAACCATAATAGGTAAGATCCTGTGCTATCAGGATTAACTCTTTTGTACCGTTTTTTACTAAAGTCTCTGCATTCCTTATCAATTCATCCATTGGTGTTGATACATGCGTACCACGCATTAATGGAATAGCACAAAAAGAACACGGGCGGTTACAACCTTCGGCAATTTTAAAATAAGCAAAGTGCGATGGCGTGGTCAACAAACGCTCGCCTATTAATTCATGCTTATAGTCAGCGCCCAATGAGCCTAAAATATTTTGAAGATCGTTAGTGCCGAAATAGGCATCAACATTGGTTATCTCGGCTTCCAACTCAGGTTTATAACGTTCAGATAAGCAACCAGTAACAATCACCTTCCCAACTTTACCCTGTTCTTTGAGCTCGCTGTATTGTAATATGGTATCAATTGATTCCTGCTTGGCGTTGTCGATAAAGCCGCAGGTGTTGATCACCACAATATCATTCTTTCCCACCTTATCAGCCTCATGCACCACATCAAAGGCATTGCCCTTTAGCTGTCCCATCAAAACTTCCGAATCGTAGATGTTTTTTGAGCAGCCGAGTGTAACCACGTTAACCCGGGGCTTTTTAAGTTGTATCGGCTTACTTATCTCTTTTGTACGCATTAATTTTCCTTACTGTTATTCTGAGCGATAGCGAAGAATCTTATACTCCTAACTATAACGCGTCGCATTAAAAGTTTGATAGGATTCTTCGCTATCGCTCAGAATGAACAATCTTACTTTTACTCTTTAAACAAAGACGCTACGAAACCTTTTCTATCAAACAACTGCAGTTGTTCTATGCCTTCGCCTACGCCAATATATTTTACGGGTATTTTAAACTGATCTGATATTCCTATTACTACGCCACCTTTTGCCGTACCATCTAACTTGGTAAGGGCTAAAGCATTAACGGCGGTAGCTTCTGTAAATTGCTTGCATTGCTCAATGGCGTTTTGTCCGGTTGAAGCATCAAGCACTAATAATATCTCATGCGGCGCGCCGGGCACAACCTTTTGCATCACATTTTTGATCTTGGTGAGCTCGTTCATCAGGCCAACCTTGTTATGCAAACGACCTGCAGTGTCAATAATAGCCACATCGTCGCCATTGGCAACTGCCGACCGCAAAGTATCATATGCAACCGAAGCGGGATCTGAACCCATAGCCTGTGCCACAACTTTAACGCCAACCCTATCTCCCCACAGTTTGATCTGATCAACAGCAGCCGCGCGGAAAGTATCCGCAGCACCTAACACTACCTGGTTCCCGGCTTGCTTTAGCTTATGCGCTAATTTACCAATAGTAGTTGTTTTACCCACACCGTTTACACCCACAACCATAATTACGTAAGGTTTGTGGCTGCCATATTCAAAATTGGCAAAATCGTTACTGTTATTTTCGGCAAGCAGTTGCTGTATCTCATCGCGCAACAAACCATTTAAGTCTAATGTACTTACGTACTTATCGCGGGCAACGCGGGCCTGTATGCGTTCAATTATTTTAAGCGTGGTTGATACGCCAACATCTGATGTTACCAATATCTCCTCCAGGTCGTCCAACACGTCATCATCAA
It encodes:
- the ftsY gene encoding signal recognition particle-docking protein FtsY, which gives rise to MGLFDFFKKKESTPQEQEALDTGLEKTKDSFFSKITKAIAGKSTVDDDVLDDLEEILVTSDVGVSTTLKIIERIQARVARDKYVSTLDLNGLLRDEIQQLLAENNSNDFANFEYGSHKPYVIMVVGVNGVGKTTTIGKLAHKLKQAGNQVVLGAADTFRAAAVDQIKLWGDRVGVKVVAQAMGSDPASVAYDTLRSAVANGDDVAIIDTAGRLHNKVGLMNELTKIKNVMQKVVPGAPHEILLVLDASTGQNAIEQCKQFTEATAVNALALTKLDGTAKGGVVIGISDQFKIPVKYIGVGEGIEQLQLFDRKGFVASLFKE
- the rimO gene encoding 30S ribosomal protein S12 methylthiotransferase RimO, with translation MRTKEISKPIQLKKPRVNVVTLGCSKNIYDSEVLMGQLKGNAFDVVHEADKVGKNDIVVINTCGFIDNAKQESIDTILQYSELKEQGKVGKVIVTGCLSERYKPELEAEITNVDAYFGTNDLQNILGSLGADYKHELIGERLLTTPSHFAYFKIAEGCNRPCSFCAIPLMRGTHVSTPMDELIRNAETLVKNGTKELILIAQDLTYYGLDLYGKRNLDELLRRLSDVNGVEWIRLQYAYPSGFPMEILDVMNERSNICKYLDMPLQHITDNMLKSMRRGITKQKTIDIVNQIRDKVPGIAMRTTLITGYPGETQQDFEEMQQWVEDTRFDRLGCFTYSHEEKTHAHSLVDDVPEEVKQERADAIMEIQQGISFEKNQEKVGNTYKVLIDKKDGAYFVGRTEFDSPEVDNEVLIDATVDYAPVGSFVNIKVDSAEDFDLYGHIVK